A stretch of DNA from Desulfonatronum thioautotrophicum:
ACGGCTTTACCTTCATCCAGAACGTTCGCGAGCAGGATATTTTTCGCGATACTCCAATCATCGTCCTCTCCACCGAAGGCCAGGAGAAAGACATCCAGAAGGGTATTGGCCTTGGGGCCAATCTGTACATGGTCAAGCCGGCCCAGCCAGACAAACTGCTTCGCAACGTGAAAATGCTGCTGGGGTAGCTTCCAACCTTCTTCTGTCTGCCCGTTAACGAGGTGCATCCATGAATCAAGAGTTCTCGGATCCGGAATTATTCACTGATTTCATCATCGAAGCCAAAGAGCATCTGGAAACCATCGAGCCGAACCTCTTGCTCCTGGAGAAGCAGCCCAAGGATGTGGGCCTGCTGGATGCCATTTTTCGGCCCATGCACTCTCTGAAAGGGGCGTCGGGATTTCTCGGTCTGCCGCAAATCAACAATCTGGCTCACAAGGCTGAGAACATCCTGGATGAACTGCGCAAGGGCAAATTCCAGGTCACCCCGGAGATCATGGACATTGTCCTGGCCACCACCGATGCTCTGCGCACGATGATTGACAACCTGGAGATCAGTGGGACGGAAGGCGATGTGGAGACCCGGGAAATCATTGCCCGGATTACCGAGGTCATGGAAAACGCTGGCGGTGCCCCGACTCCCTCCATCGGAACGAACGTCAAGGGGGAAACACCCCCAGCAGCGGCCGAGGCTTCCGCGGAGACCGTGACCCCGGCTCCTCCCTCGGGAAGCTATGCCTTGAATGCGGTCAGCGCCGAGCACCTGGCGGATTTTTTGGAAGAGGCGCAGGAGATTGTCGCCAATTTGAATCGATCCTTGCTGGAACTGGAACGGACCCCTGAGGGCAAGGACGAACTGATCAACGATATTTTTCGGTACATGCACAACCTCAAAGGCAATAGTGGCCTGCTGGGTTTTTTGGAACTCAATGCCCTGTCCCACGAGGCCGAGAGCCTGTTGGGCCAGGTTCGCAAGGGGGAGATTCACCTTGAACGGGAGCTGATCGACCTGCTGTTGGCTGCTACGGACCAGATCGACGGGCTCGTGGCTCGGGTGGATGCTCCGAGCCTGAGCGTCTCAAGGCTGGATGTCCAGCCGATGATCACCAGGCTGCATCAATCCCGCCTGGGATCAGTCCCATCACAGCCCCATCCGGCCACAACAGACGTGGAGCATCAGGAAACAGGCGATACAACGCATTGCCCCCCCATCGCCCAAGAATCGCTACCAGACGGCCTTGATCCGGAAGACCTCGCCATCTTCCACTCCACATCCCGCCAGCAGTTGGAAAACATGGACCTTGCGCTGCGCCAACTCGCCGAAGACCCCACGCACAAAGCGGCTGTCGACGGACTGTACCGCTCATTGCTCACCCTTCAGAACTCCGCGGGCTACATGGGCTTTGACGACTTGAACGTCTATGCCGAACGAACGGCCAAGCTTGTGGACCAAGCCCGCGAGGCGGATATGGGGTTTGAGCTCTTCCTGGACCTGCTTGGGCAGGAAAAGGAAATCATCGCCGACATGGTTACGGCGATCCTGGTCCGTTATGCGCCCTGTCCCGTTGCGGCCCCTGCTCAGGACTCCGGTGGTAAGCTCGAGCCCGCCAAGCCGGCCCCCAAAGAGCAACCAATCACCACCCCTCCGGATACCAAGCCTGTCGGCACTATACCTCCGGCATCCGTTGCATCCGAGGCTGATGCGCAGCCAAAACAGGGGGCGCAACCGCAACCCCCAGCCACTCCGGCTCCCGCGGCACAACCGGACACCTCTCAATCCGCCGACAAGCCGGACCAAGCCTCCGGACGTTCAGATGCCGCCGGAACGACCAAACCCAAGACTTCGACGACCATCCGGGTGGATCACGAGCGGCTGGACCATCTGATGAATCTGATCGGCGAGCTGATCATTAACCGCAACCGCTTTGCCATGCTTTCCAAATCCCTGGAGGAAAATCCCGAGCAGGTGGAACAGGTCGCCCAGCAACTTACTGAATCCACATATGCCATGGCCAGGATTTCCGATGATCTCCAGGACACCATCATGCAGGTCCGGATGGTCGCCGTCAGTGCGGTGTTCTCCCGATTTCCCCGCCTGGTCCGGGATTTGAGTCGCAAAAGCGGCAAGGATGTGGAATTGATCACCGAGGGTGAGGAAACCGAACTGGACAAGAGCATTGTGGAGGTTATCGGCGACCCGCTGGTGCACCTCATCCGCAACTCCATGGATCATGGCCTGGAGGGCCGGGAAGAGCGCATCGCCGCAAACAAGCCGCCCACCGGCCGAGTCTGGCTGCGAGCCTACCACAAGGGCAATTCCGTGGCCATTGAAGTGGAGGATGACGGCCGGGGCATTGACCCGGAAAAAATGCGCAAGGTGGCCGTGAAAAAGGGGCTGATGAGCGAGGAAGACGCCGCCAGGCTGGACGACCGGGAGGCCGTGGAACTGATTTTCGCGCCGGGCTTTTCCTCGGCCGATACCATCACGGATATTTCCGGGCGTGGCGTAGGCATGGACGTTGTCCGGACCAATATCAAGAATCTCAAGGGCACGGTCAACGTGACCTCGGAACTGGGCAAGGGCTCAAAAATGACCCTGGTTTTGCCCCTGACCCTGGCCATCATCGATGCGCTGATGATCACCGTGGCTGGGGCCACCTACGCCATTCCCCTGGATGCGGTTTCCGAAACCACCAAGATCGACACGTCGATTCTGACCGACGTCAGCGGACGCAAGGCTGTCACCCTCAGGGATGAAGTGCTGGGAATCGTTGAATTGACGGACCTGCTCGGCCTTCCCCGGAATACCCAGAACCGGGACATCCTGCCGGTGGTGGTGATCACGGACAATGATCGCCGCCTTGGTCTGGTGGTGGACCGCCTCCAGGAGCGTCAGGAGGTGGTCATCAAGCCCTTGGGCAGCTATCTGGGAGATATTGAGGGCATTTCCGGGGCGACGATTATGGGCGACGGCAGCGTGGTCCTGATCCTCGACCCCCACGAAGTGTACATCATGGCCACCTCTCGCCCGGGTCGCTAATCCTTTTCTCCAACAACGCACGGCGAACACGCCTTTCCGGGGTCCCCGGTCGGGGTACCCCGGTTTCTCCTTGCCGGCTATCGGCCTTTTGCTATTATCCGCCCTTTTCTGGTTCGCGCTTCCTGGTTTCTCCCGTTACGGCCAGGGGGTGGGATTGATCGTAGACCTGGACGACCCGAGCCAGGTCAAGGTGGGTGTAACGCTGGGTGGTACTCAGTCGGGCGTGGCCCAGCAGTTCCTGGACACTGCGCAGATCCGCGCCGGACTCCAGCAGATGTGACGCGAAACTGTGACGCAGCACATGGGGACTGATCCGTTGGGCGAGGTCGGCCTTTTCCGCGACCTTGTCCACGATACGTGTGGCCTCTCGCCGGTTCAAACGGCCCCCGCGCATTCCCAGAAAAACCGCTCGCTCCTCGGGCCGAGGGCTGAAGGCGTTGCGGTGGTCGAGGTAGGCGCGCAGCCGCTGAACCCCGGCTTCGGTCATCGGGGCGAGGCGTTCCTTGCTCCCCTTTCCCAGAACGCGGACGACGCCCTGCTCCAGGTCCAGGTCGAACAGATCCAACCCCAGGGCCTCGCTGATCCGCACTCCTGAACCATACAGCAACTCCACCAAAGCCATATCCCGCAGGGTTCGCGGGTCCTGCTCCGCCGAGGCGTCCACGAGGCGGAGGGCCTGATCCACGTTCAGGGTCGTTGGGTGCCGGACATCCTGGCGGGGGTTGCCGATGGCGGCGCAAGGGCTGGTGCGCAGGATATCGCGACGGATCAGGAAGCGAAAGTAGGAGCGCAGCGCAGCCAATTTACGGGCCACGGAACTGCGCTTGACCCCCTGGCGGTGCAGTTCGGCCAAATAGCTCCGAATAATTTCCCGGGTGACGGTCTCTGGAGCTTGAGGGTTTACGCCCTTGCCCAGGATGAAACGTTCGAATTGCAACAGGTCCAGGCCATACGCATCCAGTGTGGCTTCGGCATAGCCTTTTTCCACCCCAAGATGGGCCATGAACATCCGGACGTGAGGGGAAAGCTCATTCTTGTCGGCGGTCCAGGACATAGGAGCTGCCAGGGATGGACTTGGCCTTTTTTTTCAGATTCATGGCGATTTGCGAGGCTTCGCCATAGTGTTTCAGACGA
This window harbors:
- a CDS encoding tyrosine recombinase XerC — its product is MSWTADKNELSPHVRMFMAHLGVEKGYAEATLDAYGLDLLQFERFILGKGVNPQAPETVTREIIRSYLAELHRQGVKRSSVARKLAALRSYFRFLIRRDILRTSPCAAIGNPRQDVRHPTTLNVDQALRLVDASAEQDPRTLRDMALVELLYGSGVRISEALGLDLFDLDLEQGVVRVLGKGSKERLAPMTEAGVQRLRAYLDHRNAFSPRPEERAVFLGMRGGRLNRREATRIVDKVAEKADLAQRISPHVLRHSFASHLLESGADLRSVQELLGHARLSTTQRYTHLDLARVVQVYDQSHPLAVTGETRKREPEKGG
- a CDS encoding response regulator: MKHILIVDDSKTVRNLVAFIMKREGFRVTMAEDGMDGLEKLFTAGKVDVIISDINMPRMDGFTFIQNVREQDIFRDTPIIVLSTEGQEKDIQKGIGLGANLYMVKPAQPDKLLRNVKMLLG
- a CDS encoding chemotaxis protein CheA, giving the protein MNQEFSDPELFTDFIIEAKEHLETIEPNLLLLEKQPKDVGLLDAIFRPMHSLKGASGFLGLPQINNLAHKAENILDELRKGKFQVTPEIMDIVLATTDALRTMIDNLEISGTEGDVETREIIARITEVMENAGGAPTPSIGTNVKGETPPAAAEASAETVTPAPPSGSYALNAVSAEHLADFLEEAQEIVANLNRSLLELERTPEGKDELINDIFRYMHNLKGNSGLLGFLELNALSHEAESLLGQVRKGEIHLERELIDLLLAATDQIDGLVARVDAPSLSVSRLDVQPMITRLHQSRLGSVPSQPHPATTDVEHQETGDTTHCPPIAQESLPDGLDPEDLAIFHSTSRQQLENMDLALRQLAEDPTHKAAVDGLYRSLLTLQNSAGYMGFDDLNVYAERTAKLVDQAREADMGFELFLDLLGQEKEIIADMVTAILVRYAPCPVAAPAQDSGGKLEPAKPAPKEQPITTPPDTKPVGTIPPASVASEADAQPKQGAQPQPPATPAPAAQPDTSQSADKPDQASGRSDAAGTTKPKTSTTIRVDHERLDHLMNLIGELIINRNRFAMLSKSLEENPEQVEQVAQQLTESTYAMARISDDLQDTIMQVRMVAVSAVFSRFPRLVRDLSRKSGKDVELITEGEETELDKSIVEVIGDPLVHLIRNSMDHGLEGREERIAANKPPTGRVWLRAYHKGNSVAIEVEDDGRGIDPEKMRKVAVKKGLMSEEDAARLDDREAVELIFAPGFSSADTITDISGRGVGMDVVRTNIKNLKGTVNVTSELGKGSKMTLVLPLTLAIIDALMITVAGATYAIPLDAVSETTKIDTSILTDVSGRKAVTLRDEVLGIVELTDLLGLPRNTQNRDILPVVVITDNDRRLGLVVDRLQERQEVVIKPLGSYLGDIEGISGATIMGDGSVVLILDPHEVYIMATSRPGR